ATTGCCGAGGCCGGCATCAAGGCGCTCACCGAGCACGTCGATTCGCTGATCACCATCCCCAACGAGAAGCTGGTCTCGGTGCTGGGCAAGGGCGTCACCCTGGTGGATGCCTTCAAGGCAGCCAACGACGTGCTGCTCAATGCCGTGCAGGGCATCGCCGAGTTGATCACCAAGCCGGGCCTGATCAACGTGGACTTCGCTGACGTGCGCACCGTGATGTCCGAGATGGGGGTGGCCATGATGGGCACCGGGCGGGCCTCCGGCGAGGACCGGGCGCGCGAGGCGGCCGAGTTGGCGATTCGCAGCCCGTTGCTGGAGGACATCAACCTCTCCGGCGCGCGTGGCCTGCTGGTGAACATCACTGCCGGCATGGGCATGTCGCTGGGCGAGTTCGACGAGGTCGGCAGCACTATCCGTGAGTTCGCGCGTGACGACGCCACCGTGGTGGTCGGCACTGTGCTCGATCCCGACATGGTGGACGAGATCCGCGTCACCGTGGTGGCTACCGGCCTGGGTGCTGAAGAGGCCGTCGCGGAACCCGCGCCGCAGCCGGTCGATCTGCAACCGGTACGCGTGGCCAACGGCGAGCCGATGGTAGAGCCGGTCGCCAGCTCACCGGACGACTATGCGGGTCTGGACGTGCCCACGGCGGTGCGACGCCAGGCCGAAAGTCGCAAGGGGTATGTCGACGCCGCGACACGGCAGGACATGGAGTACCTCGACATTCCGGCGTTTCTGCGACGTCAGGCAGACTGAAAACGCGCGCAAGATCCCGGAATCAGGCGCAATCTTGCTTGAATGCCGGGAAAAAATTGCCCACAATGCGGGAATTTCCCATGTGGTACCGGGGTCCGGTGGCACGGATGCGTTTTGTTAACAGGGGGCACAACGGGTTCCCGTGGATCTCTCGAGGAGCAACGGCGCATGATCAGGCAGCGCACGCTGAAAAACGTCATCCGGGCGACCGGTGTGGGTCTGCACACGGGCGAGAAGGTCTACCTG
The sequence above is a segment of the endosymbiont of unidentified scaly snail isolate Monju genome. Coding sequences within it:
- the ftsZ gene encoding cell division protein FtsZ produces the protein MFELMDVDSQSAVIKVIGVGGGGGNAVNHMLRSNIEGVEFICANTDAQALNSTEVRTALQLGSNVTRGLGAGANPERGYEAAMEDRDRIAEALDGADMVFITAGMGGGTGTGAAPVVAEVAKELGILTVAVVTKPFAFEGPKRMKIAEAGIKALTEHVDSLITIPNEKLVSVLGKGVTLVDAFKAANDVLLNAVQGIAELITKPGLINVDFADVRTVMSEMGVAMMGTGRASGEDRAREAAELAIRSPLLEDINLSGARGLLVNITAGMGMSLGEFDEVGSTIREFARDDATVVVGTVLDPDMVDEIRVTVVATGLGAEEAVAEPAPQPVDLQPVRVANGEPMVEPVASSPDDYAGLDVPTAVRRQAESRKGYVDAATRQDMEYLDIPAFLRRQAD